A genome region from Cucumis sativus cultivar 9930 chromosome 4, Cucumber_9930_V3, whole genome shotgun sequence includes the following:
- the LOC101221218 gene encoding zinc finger protein ZAT10: protein MALEALNSPTTPSPALHYDDPNLNSFESWSKRKRTKRPRGFDNPPTEEEYLALCLIMLARGGATANSDSDHPLDYEVPIPAQPISVVKLSYKCSVCDKAFSSYQALGGHKASHRKSATGEDQSTSSTTTTSATATATATVAGAKSHQCSICHKSFPTGQALGGHKRCHYDGGLSNNNNHTQSHPNNNNNNNNAATAPVTSSEGVGSTHTQSHSHRDFDLNLPALPELSPGFFISAGDDEVQSPLPLKKPRILTIPKIEISQN, encoded by the coding sequence atGGCTCTTGAAGCTCTGAATTCTCCTACAACTCCATCACCAGCTCTTCACTACGACGACCCAAACCTCAATTCATTTGAGTCTTGGTCTAAGCGGAAGAGAACTAAGCGTCCACGTGGATTTGATAACCCTCCTACTGAGGAAGAGTATTTAGCCTTATGTCTCATCATGCTTGCTCGTGGTGGCGCAACCGCTAATTCTGATTCTGATCACCCACTTGACTATGAAGTTCCAATTCCTGCTCAACCCATATCTGTTGTTAAACTTAGTTACAAGTGCTCTGTTTGTGACAAAGCTTTTTCGTCTTATCAAGCTTTGGGTGGACATAAAGCTAGCCACAGAAAGTCAGCTACAGGAGAAGATCAATCCACTTCCTCCACCACAACTACTTCCGCCACCGCTACTGCCACCGCCACCGTCGCTGGAGCTAAATCCCACCAGTGCTCTATTTGTCACAAGTCTTTTCCCACCGGTCAAGCCTTAGGCGGTCACAAACGTTGCCACTACGACGGCGGACTCAGTAACAACAACAATCACACGCAGAGTCATcctaacaacaacaacaacaacaacaacgcCGCCACTGCGCCGGTGACATCGTCCGAAGGAGTTGGGTCTACTCACACACAGAGTCACAGCCACCGTGACTTTGACCTTAACCTCCCAGCCTTGCCGGAGTTATCACCGGGATTCTTTATCTCTGCCGGGGACGACGAGGTTCAAAGCCCATTACCTCTGAAGAAGCCTCGTATATTAACAATTCCTAAAATTGagatttctcaaaattaa
- the LOC101209196 gene encoding transcription factor bHLH84 — MDCFGGNLSGEAGEWDLCSSILSLEDPDYMHIINPHPTTSPGLMADHAAWFCSNLDSNGVDQYPFPCIAAAAAVYDDYYGHNHMSMSIIDEDNNNLESIFSASSTEFLLQEISSTGFSEDHKFLNMDIVQTHLGDEDDDNPLFHHKRKSSIVAPDDHDHDQNQLIKPNKKIRTSNNVQIKSRKGTESSGNSKKVSSTRRRKCEEEQENGRSSCDMNSCSSDNSSEDDNNNASPKPKTRATRGSATDPQSLYARKRRERINERLRILQKLVPNGTKVDISTMLEEAVHYVKFLQLQIKLLSSDDLWMYAPIAYNGMDIGLQQKLSSIL; from the exons ATGGATTGTTTTGGAGGTAATTTGAGTGGAGAAGCTGGAGAATGGGATTTATGCAGCTCAATTTTATCATTAGAAGATCCGGATTATATGCATATTATTAATCCTCATCCTACTACGTCGCCAGGTTTGATGGCTGATCATGCAGCTTGGTTTTGTTCTAATTTGGATTCTAATGGTGTTGATCAGTATCCGTTTCCTTGtattgctgctgctgctgctgtcTATGATGATTATTATGGTCACAATCATATGTCCATGtcaattattgatgaagaTAACAACAATTTGGAGTCCATTTTCTCAGCCTCTAGTACTGAATTTTTGCTGCAAGAAATCAGTAGTACTGGGTTTTCTGAAGATCACAAATTTCTTAACATGGATATTGTTCAAACCCATCTaggagatgaagatgatgataatCCCTTATTCCATCACAAAAGGAAATCATCCATTGTTGCTCCTGATGATCATGATCATGATCAGAACCAGCTCATCAAACCCAATAAGAAAATTCGCACTTCAAATAAT gTACAGATCAAAAGTAGGAAAGGCACAGAATCAAGTGGCAATAGCAAAAAAGTGAGCAGTACACGGCGACGGAAATgtgaagaagaacaagaaaatggaaggTCGTCGTGTGATATGAACAGTTGCAGCAGCGATAACTCATCGGAGGATGACAATAACAATGCTTCACCAAAACCCAAAACTAGAGCCACTAGAGGCTCAGCAACTGATCCACAAAGCCTTTACGCAAGG aagagaagagagagaatcaATGAACGCCTTAGAATTCTGCAGAAACTTGTCCCTAATGGAACAAag GTTGATATTAGCACAATGCTTGAGGAAGCAGTTCATTATGTTAAATTTCTGCAGCTTCAGATAAAG CTTTTGAGCTCTGATGATTTGTGGATGTATGCACCAATTGCTTACAATGGGATGGATATTGGTCTGCAGCAGAagctttcttcaattttatga